Proteins from a single region of Symphalangus syndactylus isolate Jambi chromosome 12, NHGRI_mSymSyn1-v2.1_pri, whole genome shotgun sequence:
- the NPHS2 gene encoding podocin isoform X2 translates to MERRARSSSRESRGRGGRTPHKESKRAKSERSGGGRGHQEAGPEPSGLGRAGTPGEPRAPAATVVDVDEVRGSGEEGTEVVALLESERPEEGTKSSGLGACEWLLVLISLLFIIMTFPFSIWFCIKVVQEYERVIIFRLGHLLPGRAKGPGLFFFLPCLDTYHKVDLRLQTLEIPFHEVALDSVTCIWGIKVERIEIKDVRLPAGLQHSLAVEAEAQRQAKVRMIAAEGEKAASESLRMAAEILSGTPAAVQLRYLHTLQSLSTEKPSTVVLPLPFDLLNCLSSPSNRTQGSLPFPSLSKPVEPLNPKKKDSPML, encoded by the exons ATGGAGAGGAGGGCGCGGAGCTCCTCCAGGGAGTCCCGCGGGCGAGGCGGCAGGACTCCGCACAAGGAGAGCAAGAGGGCGAAGTCTGAGAGGAGCGGCGGAGGCCGCGGGCACCAGGAGGCTGGGCCCGAGCCGTCGGGCTTAGGACGGGCGGGGACCCCGGGGGAGCCCCGAGCGCCCGCCGCCACAGTGGTGGACGTGGATGAGGTCCGGGGCTCCGGCGAGGAGGGCACCGAGGTCGTGGCGCTGTTGGAGAGCGAGCGGCCCGAGGAAG gtaCCAAATCCTCCGGATTAGGGGCCTGTGAGTGGCTTCTTGTCCTCATTTCCCTGCTCTTCATCATCATGACCTTCCCTTTTTCCATCTGGTTCTGCATAAAG gtTGTACAAGAGTATGAAAGAGTAATTATATTCCGACTGGGACATCTGCTTCCTGGAAGAGCCAAAGGCCCTG gtcttttcttttttttgccctGCCTGGATACCTATCACAAGGTTGACCTTCGTCTCCAAACTCTGGAGATACCTTTTCATGAG GTTGCCTTGGATTCAGTGACCTGTATTTGGGGAATCAAAGTGGAGAGAATAGAAAT taaaGATGTGAGGCTGCCAGCTGGGCTTCAGCACTCACTGGCTGTGGAGGCTGAAGCGCAAAGACAAGCCAAAGTGCGG ATGATCGCTGCAGAAGGGGAAAAGGCTGCTTCTGAGTCCCTGAGGATGGCAGCTGAGATTCTGTCAGGCACCCCTGCTGCTGTTCAGCTTCGATACCTCCACACCCTTCAGTCTCTGTCCACAGAGAAGCCTTCCACTGTGGTTTTACCTTTGCCATTTGACCTACTGAATTGCCTGTCTTCTCCCAGCAACAGAACTCAGGGAAGCCTCCCCTTCCCAAGTCTTTCCAAACCTGTTGAGCCACTAAATCCTAAAAAGAAAGACTCTCCCATGTTATAG
- the NPHS2 gene encoding podocin isoform X1, whose translation MERRARSSSRESRGRGGRTPHKESKRAKSERSGGGRGHQEAGPEPSGLGRAGTPGEPRAPAATVVDVDEVRGSGEEGTEVVALLESERPEEGTKSSGLGACEWLLVLISLLFIIMTFPFSIWFCIKVVQEYERVIIFRLGHLLPGRAKGPGLFFFLPCLDTYHKVDLRLQTLEIPFHEIVTKDMFIMEIDAICYYRMENASLLLSSLAHVSKAVQFLVQTTMKRLLAHRSLTEILLERKSIAQDTKVALDSVTCIWGIKVERIEIKDVRLPAGLQHSLAVEAEAQRQAKVRMIAAEGEKAASESLRMAAEILSGTPAAVQLRYLHTLQSLSTEKPSTVVLPLPFDLLNCLSSPSNRTQGSLPFPSLSKPVEPLNPKKKDSPML comes from the exons ATGGAGAGGAGGGCGCGGAGCTCCTCCAGGGAGTCCCGCGGGCGAGGCGGCAGGACTCCGCACAAGGAGAGCAAGAGGGCGAAGTCTGAGAGGAGCGGCGGAGGCCGCGGGCACCAGGAGGCTGGGCCCGAGCCGTCGGGCTTAGGACGGGCGGGGACCCCGGGGGAGCCCCGAGCGCCCGCCGCCACAGTGGTGGACGTGGATGAGGTCCGGGGCTCCGGCGAGGAGGGCACCGAGGTCGTGGCGCTGTTGGAGAGCGAGCGGCCCGAGGAAG gtaCCAAATCCTCCGGATTAGGGGCCTGTGAGTGGCTTCTTGTCCTCATTTCCCTGCTCTTCATCATCATGACCTTCCCTTTTTCCATCTGGTTCTGCATAAAG gtTGTACAAGAGTATGAAAGAGTAATTATATTCCGACTGGGACATCTGCTTCCTGGAAGAGCCAAAGGCCCTG gtcttttcttttttttgccctGCCTGGATACCTATCACAAGGTTGACCTTCGTCTCCAAACTCTGGAGATACCTTTTCATGAG ATTGTGACCAAAGACATGTTTATAATGGAGATAGACGCCATTTGCTACTACCGAATGGAAAATGCCTCTCTTCTCCTAAGCAGTCTTGCTCACGTTTCTAAAGCTGTGCAATTCCTTGTGCAAACCACCATGAAGCGTCTCCTAGCACATCGATCCCTCACTGAAATTCTTCTAGAGAGGAAGAGCATCGCCCAAGATACAAAG GTTGCCTTGGATTCAGTGACCTGTATTTGGGGAATCAAAGTGGAGAGAATAGAAAT taaaGATGTGAGGCTGCCAGCTGGGCTTCAGCACTCACTGGCTGTGGAGGCTGAAGCGCAAAGACAAGCCAAAGTGCGG ATGATCGCTGCAGAAGGGGAAAAGGCTGCTTCTGAGTCCCTGAGGATGGCAGCTGAGATTCTGTCAGGCACCCCTGCTGCTGTTCAGCTTCGATACCTCCACACCCTTCAGTCTCTGTCCACAGAGAAGCCTTCCACTGTGGTTTTACCTTTGCCATTTGACCTACTGAATTGCCTGTCTTCTCCCAGCAACAGAACTCAGGGAAGCCTCCCCTTCCCAAGTCTTTCCAAACCTGTTGAGCCACTAAATCCTAAAAAGAAAGACTCTCCCATGTTATAG